In a single window of the Bradyrhizobium erythrophlei genome:
- the hrpB gene encoding ATP-dependent helicase HrpB, translated as MPRSFDIPLPIDAVLDELARTLAGRNAAVLVAPPGAGKTTRVPLALLDAPWAKGRRIIVLEPRRIAARASAERMAQTIGERVGETVGYRVRFGSKISRATRIEVVTEGIFSRQILDDPELSGVAAVLFDEFHERSLDADLGLALARDAQVGLREDLRILVMSATLDGARVAKLLGDAPVISSEGRAFPVETRYLGRRADAPLERQMADAIAMALRADPGSVLAFLPGAAEIRRTQTFLGERVHDAAIEIVPLFGALDAAVQDRAIAPAPKGRRKVVLATSIAETSLTIEGVRIVVDSGVARVPRYEPDIGLTRLETVRASRAAVDQRRGRAGRTEPGVCYRLWDEPQTASLAAYTQPEILSADLSSLLLDVAQWGVSDPTTLSFLDAPPAPALKEARSLLRELGALDGDGRITAEGRSLRALALPPRLARMIVDSHRLGAGEEASEIAAVLTERGLGGDGVDLDFRLDQFRRDRSQRAASARSLAQRWASQVAASEKAASETVGATAFSSPSPLVGAGRGGEQRGFRSDEEELTTGVMLAFAFPDRVARNRGNSSFVLANGRGAAVDQASALARAPYIAVAELTGAAAQGRILLAAPITQGEIEQHFADQIETADQITFDRSALALRARRRKTLHAITLSEAPMALQPSAETARVLADGLIASGLDRLPWSKPLKQWRDRVMFLRAAEGAPWPDLSDDALAAQREAWLVPVLSDKTSLKDISAGDLSDALMTLLPWELRARLEREAPTHFEAPTGTQLAIDYEAEQGPTIAVRLQELFGLNTHPSIAKGKIPLVLELLSPAHRPVQVTRDLPGFWRGSYAAVRSDLRGRYPRHPWPEDPASAMPTRRVKPRGT; from the coding sequence TTGCCCCGCTCCTTCGACATCCCGCTTCCGATCGACGCCGTACTCGACGAACTGGCGCGCACGCTCGCAGGCCGTAACGCCGCCGTGCTGGTGGCGCCGCCGGGCGCCGGCAAAACCACGCGGGTGCCGCTGGCGCTGCTGGATGCGCCGTGGGCGAAGGGTAGGAGAATCATCGTGCTGGAGCCGCGGCGGATCGCGGCCCGCGCCAGCGCCGAGCGCATGGCGCAGACAATAGGAGAAAGGGTCGGCGAGACCGTGGGCTACCGCGTCCGCTTCGGCTCGAAGATATCTCGCGCAACCCGGATCGAGGTCGTCACCGAGGGCATCTTTTCGCGGCAGATCCTCGACGATCCGGAATTGTCGGGCGTTGCCGCGGTGCTGTTCGACGAGTTTCACGAGCGCTCGCTCGATGCCGATCTCGGCCTGGCGCTGGCCCGCGATGCGCAGGTGGGCCTGCGCGAGGACCTGCGTATCCTCGTGATGTCGGCAACCCTCGACGGCGCGCGCGTGGCAAAACTGCTCGGCGACGCGCCGGTGATATCAAGCGAAGGCCGCGCCTTTCCGGTCGAGACCCGCTATCTCGGCCGCAGGGCGGACGCGCCGCTGGAGCGGCAGATGGCGGATGCGATCGCGATGGCGCTGCGCGCCGATCCGGGTTCGGTGCTGGCGTTTCTGCCGGGTGCCGCGGAAATTCGCCGCACCCAGACCTTTCTCGGCGAACGCGTCCACGACGCTGCCATCGAAATCGTGCCGCTGTTCGGCGCGCTCGATGCCGCTGTGCAGGACCGCGCCATTGCGCCTGCGCCGAAAGGCCGGCGCAAGGTTGTGCTGGCGACGTCGATTGCCGAGACATCGCTGACCATCGAAGGTGTCCGCATTGTCGTCGACTCCGGCGTGGCACGGGTGCCGCGCTATGAGCCTGATATCGGGCTGACGCGGCTGGAAACCGTGCGAGCCTCGCGCGCCGCGGTCGATCAGCGCCGCGGCCGCGCCGGCCGCACCGAGCCTGGTGTGTGCTACCGGCTGTGGGATGAGCCGCAGACCGCGTCGCTGGCGGCCTATACCCAGCCCGAGATTCTCAGCGCCGATCTCTCCTCGCTGCTGCTCGACGTCGCGCAATGGGGCGTCAGCGATCCCACCACGCTTTCGTTTCTCGATGCCCCGCCCGCGCCGGCGCTTAAGGAAGCGCGCAGCCTGTTGCGCGAACTCGGCGCGCTCGACGGCGACGGCCGGATCACGGCGGAAGGCCGGAGCCTGCGCGCGCTGGCGCTGCCGCCGCGGCTGGCGCGGATGATCGTGGATTCGCATCGCCTCGGCGCCGGCGAGGAAGCCTCCGAAATTGCCGCCGTGCTCACCGAGCGCGGCCTAGGCGGCGATGGCGTCGACCTCGATTTTCGGCTCGATCAATTCCGCCGCGACCGCTCGCAACGCGCCGCCAGCGCGCGCAGCCTGGCGCAACGCTGGGCGTCGCAGGTGGCTGCGAGTGAAAAGGCTGCCAGCGAGACAGTCGGCGCGACCGCCTTTTCTTCTCCCTCCCCCCTTGTGGGGGCGGGGCGGGGCGGGGAGCAGAGAGGCTTCCGCTCGGATGAAGAAGAGCTAACCACCGGCGTCATGCTGGCCTTCGCCTTCCCGGACCGCGTCGCGCGCAACCGCGGCAATAGCAGCTTTGTGCTGGCCAACGGTCGCGGCGCCGCGGTTGACCAGGCCTCGGCGCTGGCGCGCGCGCCCTATATCGCGGTCGCCGAACTGACCGGCGCGGCGGCGCAGGGGCGCATCCTGCTGGCGGCGCCGATTACCCAAGGGGAAATCGAACAGCACTTCGCCGATCAGATCGAGACCGCGGATCAGATAACGTTCGACCGAAGCGCGCTCGCCCTGCGGGCGCGCCGCAGGAAAACATTGCACGCGATCACGCTGTCGGAGGCGCCGATGGCGCTGCAGCCCTCGGCGGAAACCGCGCGTGTGCTCGCCGATGGCCTGATTGCTTCCGGACTCGACAGGCTGCCATGGTCGAAACCCCTGAAACAGTGGCGCGATCGCGTGATGTTTTTGCGCGCCGCGGAAGGCGCACCCTGGCCTGATCTGTCCGACGACGCGCTGGCGGCGCAGCGCGAGGCATGGCTGGTGCCTGTGCTCTCCGACAAGACTTCGCTGAAGGACATTTCAGCCGGCGATCTGTCGGATGCACTGATGACGCTGTTGCCCTGGGAATTGCGGGCGCGGCTGGAGCGCGAAGCGCCGACGCATTTCGAGGCGCCGACCGGCACCCAGCTCGCGATCGATTACGAGGCCGAGCAGGGGCCGACAATTGCCGTCCGGTTGCAGGAACTGTTCGGGCTCAACACCCACCCGTCGATCGCGAAAGGCAAAATACCGCTGGTGCTGGAACTGTTGTCGCCGGCACACCGCCCGGTGCAGGTCACGCGGGACCTGCCGGGTTTTTGGCGCGGCAGCTATGCGGCGGTGCGTTCCGATCTGCGCGGGCGCTATCCCAGACATCCCTGGCCAGAGGATCCGGCGAGTGCGATGCCGACCCGGCGCGTGAAGCCACGCGGAACCTGA
- a CDS encoding UDP-glucose dehydrogenase family protein — MRIAMIGTGYVGLVSGACFADFGHQVTCVDKDADKIAALRRGEIPIFEPGLDSLVASNVKAGRLDFATDLTAPVAEADAVFIAVGTPSRRGDGHADLSYVHSAAREIAAALSGFTVVVTKSTVPVGTGDEVERLIRETNPSADVVVASNPEFLREGAAIRDFKFPDRIVVGTSDERGRKVLGDIYRPLSLNQAPVMFTARRTAELIKYAANAFLATKITFINEIADLSEKVGADVQEVARGIGLDNRIGAKFLHAGPGFGGSCFPKDTRALVKIALDHDVPLRIVEAVLAVNDNRKRAMARKVSNAAGGGLRGKTVAVLGLTFKPDTDDMREAPSIPLVTGLLDMGAKVRAHDPVGMEQARRELPDIEYCDDPYACVRGAHAMVVVTEWVQYRTLDLERLKREMAQPVIVDLRNIYRPEEMVALGFTYESVGRGPEPRQ, encoded by the coding sequence ATGCGGATTGCCATGATTGGCACAGGTTATGTGGGGCTGGTGTCAGGGGCCTGTTTTGCGGATTTCGGCCACCAGGTCACCTGCGTGGACAAGGACGCCGACAAGATCGCAGCCTTGCGCCGCGGCGAAATCCCGATTTTCGAGCCGGGCCTCGATTCGCTGGTGGCTTCCAACGTCAAGGCCGGGCGGCTAGATTTTGCCACCGATCTGACCGCTCCGGTCGCCGAGGCCGACGCGGTATTCATCGCGGTCGGGACGCCGTCGCGGCGCGGTGACGGCCACGCCGATCTGAGTTATGTCCACAGCGCCGCGCGCGAGATCGCCGCTGCGCTTTCCGGCTTCACCGTGGTCGTCACCAAATCGACCGTGCCGGTCGGCACCGGCGACGAAGTCGAACGCTTGATTCGCGAAACCAATCCCTCCGCCGATGTCGTGGTCGCCTCCAATCCGGAATTCTTGCGCGAGGGCGCCGCGATCCGCGACTTCAAGTTTCCGGACCGCATCGTGGTCGGCACATCGGACGAGCGCGGGCGCAAGGTGCTCGGTGATATCTACCGGCCGTTGTCGCTCAATCAGGCGCCGGTGATGTTCACCGCGCGGCGCACCGCGGAACTGATCAAATACGCGGCCAACGCGTTCCTCGCCACCAAGATCACCTTCATCAACGAGATCGCCGATCTGTCCGAAAAGGTCGGCGCCGACGTGCAGGAGGTCGCGCGCGGCATCGGGCTGGACAATCGCATCGGCGCTAAATTCCTGCATGCAGGGCCGGGCTTCGGCGGCTCCTGTTTCCCCAAGGATACCCGCGCGCTCGTCAAGATCGCGCTCGATCATGACGTGCCGCTGCGGATCGTCGAGGCGGTGCTGGCGGTCAACGACAACCGCAAGCGCGCGATGGCGCGCAAGGTCTCCAACGCGGCGGGCGGCGGCCTGCGTGGCAAGACCGTCGCGGTGCTCGGCCTCACCTTCAAGCCCGATACCGACGACATGCGCGAGGCGCCGTCGATACCGCTGGTGACCGGGCTGCTCGACATGGGCGCCAAAGTGCGCGCCCACGATCCGGTCGGCATGGAGCAGGCGCGCCGCGAATTGCCGGATATCGAATATTGCGACGACCCCTATGCGTGCGTGCGCGGCGCCCACGCGATGGTGGTGGTGACCGAGTGGGTGCAGTACCGCACGCTCGACCTGGAACGCCTGAAACGCGAGATGGCGCAGCCCGTGATCGTCGACCTGCGCAACATCTACCGGCCCGAGGAGATGGTCGCGCTCGGCTTTACCTACGAAAGCGTCGGGCGAGGTCCAGAACCGCGGCAATGA
- a CDS encoding acyltransferase family protein, protein MTKNGTSAATQHSLHSVPSAAGRIDWVDYAKGICIVMVVMMHSVLGVELAAGQTGFMHLLVAFAKPFRMPDFFLISGLFLSIVIDRDWRTYLDRKVVHFAYFYVLWVTIQFGFKAPSFAAETSWSHVGFLYLESFIEPFGTLWFIYLLPVFFVVTKATRRMPPLFIWGVAALLESAHVATGWTVIDEFGARFVYFYSGYLFAQYVFALSDRARARPALALAGLALWAFIDGSLVYAGCSEWPLISLMLGLSGACAIVTLGTLLARAHWLNFLRFCGEHSIVIYLAFFLPMAATRTLLLRAGLIPDIGTISLVVTIVGVTGALALWRIALKLGADFLFERPATFWIAPKKPQAALQPAE, encoded by the coding sequence ATGACTAAAAACGGCACATCCGCTGCCACCCAGCATTCCCTGCATTCCGTGCCATCGGCGGCAGGACGCATCGACTGGGTCGACTATGCCAAGGGCATCTGCATCGTCATGGTGGTGATGATGCATTCGGTGCTGGGCGTCGAGCTGGCCGCCGGCCAGACCGGATTCATGCATCTTCTGGTCGCGTTCGCAAAGCCGTTCCGGATGCCGGACTTCTTCCTGATCTCGGGCCTGTTCCTGTCGATCGTGATCGACCGCGACTGGCGCACTTATCTCGACCGCAAGGTTGTGCATTTCGCCTATTTCTATGTGCTGTGGGTGACGATCCAGTTCGGCTTCAAGGCGCCGTCGTTCGCGGCCGAAACCAGTTGGAGTCATGTCGGCTTCCTGTATCTGGAATCCTTCATCGAGCCGTTCGGCACGCTGTGGTTCATCTATCTGCTGCCGGTATTCTTTGTCGTCACCAAGGCGACACGGCGGATGCCGCCGCTTTTCATCTGGGGCGTGGCGGCATTGCTGGAGAGCGCGCATGTCGCGACCGGCTGGACCGTGATCGATGAATTTGGCGCGCGCTTCGTCTATTTCTATTCCGGCTATCTGTTCGCCCAATATGTGTTCGCATTGTCCGATCGCGCGCGGGCGCGCCCTGCGCTGGCGCTCGCGGGACTGGCGCTGTGGGCGTTCATCGACGGCAGCCTGGTTTATGCTGGTTGCAGCGAATGGCCGCTGATCTCGCTGATGCTCGGGCTTTCCGGCGCCTGCGCCATCGTCACGCTGGGCACGCTGCTGGCGCGGGCGCACTGGCTGAATTTCCTTCGCTTTTGCGGCGAGCATTCCATCGTGATCTATCTGGCGTTCTTCCTGCCGATGGCGGCGACGCGGACGCTGCTGCTGCGGGCCGGGCTGATCCCCGACATCGGGACGATCTCGCTTGTGGTCACGATCGTGGGCGTCACCGGTGCGCTGGCGCTGTGGCGGATTGCGCTGAAGCTCGGCGCCGATTTCCTGTTCGAGCGTCCCGCCACGTTCTGGATCGCGCCGAAAAAGCCGCAGGCGGCGCTGCAGCCGGCGGAGTAA
- the polA gene encoding DNA polymerase I, translated as MPKTSEQAVAKPVAVKAPAKGDHVFLVDGSSYIFRAYHALPPLNRKSDGLQVNAVLGFCNMLWKLLRDMPPDNRPTHLAIIFDKSEITFRNKLYPDYKAHRPPAPDDLIPQFQLIREAVRAFDLPCLEQVGFEADDLIATYVRLACERGATATIVSSDKDLMQLVTDCVTMYDTMKDRRIGIAEVIEKFGVPPEKVVEVQALAGDSTDNVPGVPGIGVKTAAQLIVEYGDLETLLARAGEIKQPKRREALIENAEKARISRQLVLLDDKVALDVPLDELAVQEPDARKLIAFLKAMEFSTLTRRVADYAQIDPSDVEADAGNKSGASAFASLPLAEKVDENGNAPVRQSTAGGDLFDGVRGGTPTPPSPASGRGGAPSSARGRTSAHEQPLTPISLASARAEAARKIPVDRSKYQTVRSLEELHAWIARVHEVGHVAIDAKATSIDPMQAEICGIALALGPNDACYIPLSHKQSGDGSGLFAAGLAPDQIKASDALDALRPLLESASILKIGFNIKFNAVMFAQHGVVICNHDDAQLLSYALDAGRNAHGLDALAERWLGHANLSYGELTGSGKGKLTFDQVAIDRATAYSAEDADVILRLWRVLKPRLIAERMTAVYETLERPLISVLARMERRGISIDRQVLSRLSGEFAQTAARVEAEIQEIAGEPINVGSPKQIGDIIFGKMGISGGSKTKTGAWSTSAQILDELAEQGHEFPKKILEWRQVSKLKSTYTDALPTYVHPQTHRVHTTYALAATTTGRLSSNEPNLQNIPVRTEDGRKIRRAFIASPGHKLVSADYSQIELRLLAEIADIPVLKQAFRDGLDIHAMTASEMFGVPIKDMPSEVRRRAKAINFGIIYGISAFGLANQLGIAREEASAYIKKYFERFPGIRAYMDATRDFCRVHGYVETLFGRKCHYPDIKASNASVRSFNERAAINARLQGTAADIIRRAMTRMEAALAEKKLSAQMLLQVHDELIFEVPDDEVAATLPVVQHTMQDAPFPAVLLSVPLHVDARAADNWDEAH; from the coding sequence ATGCCCAAAACCTCAGAACAAGCCGTTGCAAAACCCGTTGCCGTCAAAGCCCCTGCGAAAGGCGACCACGTCTTTCTGGTCGACGGCTCCTCCTATATCTTCCGCGCCTACCACGCGCTGCCGCCGCTGAATCGCAAATCCGACGGCTTGCAGGTCAATGCCGTGCTGGGCTTCTGCAACATGCTGTGGAAGCTGCTGCGCGACATGCCGCCGGACAACCGGCCGACCCATCTCGCTATCATCTTCGACAAATCGGAAATCACGTTCCGCAACAAACTCTACCCCGATTACAAGGCGCACCGACCGCCGGCGCCCGACGACCTGATCCCGCAATTCCAGCTGATTCGCGAAGCGGTGCGCGCATTCGACCTGCCCTGCCTCGAGCAGGTCGGTTTCGAGGCCGACGATCTGATCGCGACCTATGTGCGGCTGGCCTGCGAACGCGGCGCCACCGCGACCATCGTTTCCTCCGACAAGGACCTGATGCAGCTCGTGACCGACTGCGTCACCATGTACGACACCATGAAGGACCGCCGCATCGGCATTGCCGAAGTGATCGAGAAATTCGGCGTGCCGCCGGAAAAGGTGGTCGAGGTGCAGGCGCTGGCCGGGGATTCCACCGACAACGTGCCGGGCGTGCCGGGCATCGGCGTCAAGACCGCCGCGCAGTTGATCGTCGAATATGGCGACCTGGAAACGCTGCTGGCCCGGGCCGGCGAGATCAAGCAGCCGAAGCGGCGCGAGGCGCTGATCGAGAATGCCGAGAAGGCGCGGATCTCGCGCCAGCTGGTGCTGCTCGACGACAAGGTTGCGCTCGACGTGCCGCTCGACGAACTCGCGGTGCAGGAGCCCGACGCGCGCAAGCTGATCGCGTTCCTGAAGGCGATGGAATTTTCCACCCTGACCCGCCGCGTCGCCGACTATGCGCAGATCGATCCTTCGGATGTCGAGGCGGATGCGGGCAACAAGAGCGGGGCGAGCGCGTTTGCGTCGCTTCCGCTGGCGGAGAAAGTCGACGAAAATGGCAACGCACCGGTGCGTCAGAGCACAGCGGGTGGCGACCTCTTCGACGGCGTTCGCGGAGGCACCCCCACGCCGCCCTCCCCCGCAAGCGGGAGAGGGGGCGCGCCGAGTTCTGCGAGAGGCCGAACTTCAGCCCACGAACAGCCCCTCACCCCGATCTCGCTCGCGTCAGCGCGCGCCGAAGCTGCGCGCAAAATCCCGGTCGATCGCAGCAAGTACCAGACCGTGCGCAGCCTCGAAGAGCTCCATGCCTGGATCGCGCGGGTGCATGAGGTCGGCCATGTCGCGATCGACGCCAAGGCGACCTCGATCGATCCGATGCAGGCGGAGATCTGCGGCATTGCGCTGGCGCTTGGGCCGAATGACGCCTGTTACATTCCGCTCAGCCACAAACAATCCGGCGATGGCTCGGGCCTGTTCGCCGCCGGCCTCGCGCCGGACCAGATCAAGGCCAGTGACGCGCTCGACGCGCTGCGGCCGCTGCTGGAATCGGCCAGCATCCTGAAAATCGGCTTCAACATCAAATTCAACGCCGTGATGTTCGCCCAGCATGGCGTCGTCATCTGCAACCATGACGATGCGCAGTTGCTGTCCTATGCGCTCGACGCCGGTCGCAATGCCCATGGGCTCGATGCACTGGCCGAGCGATGGCTCGGCCATGCCAATCTGAGCTATGGCGAACTGACCGGCAGCGGCAAGGGCAAGCTGACGTTCGATCAGGTCGCGATCGACCGGGCGACCGCGTACTCGGCCGAGGATGCCGACGTGATCCTGCGGTTGTGGCGGGTGCTGAAGCCGCGCCTCATCGCCGAGCGCATGACCGCGGTCTACGAGACGCTGGAGCGGCCGCTGATCTCGGTGCTGGCGCGGATGGAACGGCGCGGAATCTCGATCGACCGCCAGGTGCTGTCGCGCCTGTCGGGCGAGTTCGCCCAGACCGCCGCGCGCGTCGAAGCCGAAATTCAGGAGATCGCGGGCGAGCCGATCAATGTCGGCAGCCCCAAGCAGATCGGCGACATCATCTTCGGCAAGATGGGAATTTCCGGCGGCAGCAAGACCAAGACCGGCGCGTGGTCGACCTCGGCGCAGATTCTCGACGAACTCGCCGAGCAGGGCCACGAATTCCCGAAGAAGATTCTGGAATGGCGGCAGGTCTCGAAACTGAAATCGACCTATACCGACGCGCTGCCGACCTATGTGCATCCGCAGACCCATCGCGTGCATACGACCTATGCGCTGGCGGCGACCACCACGGGAAGGCTCTCGTCGAACGAGCCGAACCTGCAGAATATTCCAGTTCGTACCGAGGACGGCCGCAAGATCCGCCGCGCCTTCATTGCCTCGCCCGGCCACAAGCTGGTGTCGGCGGACTACTCGCAGATCGAGTTGCGGCTGTTGGCTGAAATCGCCGACATTCCCGTGCTGAAGCAGGCGTTCCGCGACGGGCTCGACATTCACGCCATGACCGCGTCGGAAATGTTCGGCGTGCCGATCAAGGACATGCCAAGCGAGGTGCGCCGCCGCGCCAAGGCGATCAATTTCGGTATCATCTACGGCATCTCGGCATTCGGCCTCGCCAACCAGCTCGGCATCGCCCGCGAGGAAGCCTCCGCCTACATCAAGAAATATTTCGAGCGCTTTCCCGGCATCCGCGCCTATATGGACGCGACGCGGGATTTCTGCCGGGTCCATGGCTATGTCGAGACGCTGTTCGGCCGGAAATGTCATTACCCCGACATAAAAGCCTCCAACGCCTCGGTCCGCTCCTTCAACGAACGCGCCGCCATCAACGCGCGCCTTCAAGGCACCGCAGCCGACATCATCCGCCGCGCCATGACCCGGATGGAAGCGGCGCTGGCGGAGAAAAAGCTCTCGGCGCAGATGCTGCTGCAGGTGCACGACGAACTGATCTTCGAGGTGCCCGACGACGAGGTCGCCGCGACCTTGCCGGTGGTCCAGCACACCATGCAGGACGCGCCCTTTCCCGCGGTGCTGCTCTCGGTGCCGCTGCATGTCGATGCACGAGCGGCGGACAATTGGGACGAGGCGCATTAG
- a CDS encoding glutathione S-transferase family protein yields the protein MTIELHTWNTPNGRKISVALEEMGLPYKVFPVNISKGEQMAPDFLAISPNNKIPAIIDPDGPGGKRVSIFESGAILLYLGEKTGKFLPAPLIERIPVYEWLMWQMGGFGPMPGQVHHFIALENEAERAYGLKRYMAETRRLYGVLDRRLANHDFVAGALSVADFAILGWAWRHERHKVSFADFPNVGRWYDTLMARPGVKRGMEAKLD from the coding sequence ATGACCATCGAACTCCACACCTGGAACACGCCGAACGGCCGCAAGATCAGCGTCGCGCTGGAGGAGATGGGGCTGCCGTACAAGGTTTTCCCGGTGAATATCAGCAAGGGCGAACAGATGGCGCCGGATTTCCTCGCCATCAGCCCCAACAACAAGATTCCCGCGATCATCGATCCCGACGGGCCGGGCGGCAAGCGCGTCAGCATCTTCGAATCCGGCGCGATCCTGCTTTATCTCGGCGAGAAGACCGGCAAGTTCCTGCCCGCGCCGCTGATCGAGCGCATTCCGGTGTATGAATGGCTGATGTGGCAGATGGGCGGCTTCGGACCGATGCCGGGGCAGGTGCATCACTTCATCGCGCTGGAAAACGAAGCGGAACGCGCCTACGGCCTGAAGCGTTACATGGCGGAGACGCGAAGGCTCTACGGCGTGCTGGATCGCCGGCTTGCCAACCACGACTTTGTCGCAGGTGCGCTCTCGGTTGCCGATTTCGCGATTCTCGGCTGGGCGTGGCGGCACGAGCGGCACAAGGTGTCGTTTGCGGACTTCCCAAATGTCGGCCGCTGGTACGACACGCTGATGGCGCGTCCCGGCGTCAAGCGCGGCATGGAAGCGAAGCTGGATTGA
- the pyrE gene encoding orotate phosphoribosyltransferase: protein MSKSASRARLAEIIRKRSFGRGEITLASGRKSDFYFNLKPTMLDPEGAALLAELTFEALKDDGLDYVGGLEMGAVPLAGAIAQLSWLKGHPIAAFFVRKKPKEHGARLAVEGLAKGESLQGKRVVIVEDVTTTGGSALKAVEAVREAGAEIVLVFTMVDRDEGATEAFAQAGLPFRSLYKAGEFL, encoded by the coding sequence TTGTCCAAATCAGCCTCCCGCGCCCGCCTCGCCGAGATCATCCGCAAGCGCTCGTTCGGCCGCGGTGAGATCACGCTGGCCTCGGGCCGCAAGAGCGATTTCTATTTCAATCTCAAGCCGACCATGCTCGATCCCGAAGGCGCTGCCTTGCTGGCTGAGCTGACGTTCGAAGCGCTGAAGGACGATGGCCTCGATTATGTCGGCGGTCTCGAAATGGGCGCGGTGCCGCTGGCCGGCGCGATCGCGCAGCTGTCCTGGCTCAAGGGCCATCCGATCGCGGCATTCTTCGTGCGCAAGAAGCCGAAGGAGCACGGCGCCCGCCTCGCCGTCGAGGGCCTCGCCAAGGGCGAGAGCCTGCAAGGAAAGCGCGTGGTGATCGTCGAGGACGTCACCACGACCGGCGGCTCGGCGCTCAAGGCGGTGGAAGCCGTGCGCGAGGCCGGCGCCGAGATCGTCCTGGTGTTCACCATGGTGGACCGCGACGAAGGCGCTACTGAAGCCTTTGCGCAAGCCGGGCTTCCGTTTCGCTCGCTCTACAAGGCCGGCGAGTTCTTGTAG
- a CDS encoding DUF2865 domain-containing protein, with protein sequence MRTELPYQRVRRRMMLVATVALAGSVTLAPRMASAESLFDFFFGGTQKARQAPPQASFFADPFGLNQPPAPPPRPVASSGSGPAFCVRSCDGRYFPLSRGNATPVQMCQAFCPASVTKVFFGSTIDSASSGNGERYADSENAYAYRKALRADCTCNGRDAAGLAPVDLTLDTSLRPGDVIATTSGLVAYSSAKAGSGQTAEFTPVASYPGLTAEVRARLGEMKVAPVNAEMITSEAPLPETSRDVALPARTAPKATSPRGKRAEAD encoded by the coding sequence TTGCGTACAGAGTTGCCTTATCAGCGCGTGCGGCGCCGCATGATGCTTGTTGCCACCGTCGCGCTCGCTGGCTCCGTCACGCTGGCGCCGCGCATGGCGTCCGCCGAAAGCCTGTTCGACTTTTTCTTTGGCGGCACCCAGAAAGCGCGCCAGGCCCCACCGCAGGCCAGTTTCTTCGCCGATCCGTTCGGCCTCAACCAGCCGCCGGCGCCGCCGCCGCGCCCGGTGGCCTCCAGCGGCTCCGGCCCCGCATTTTGCGTGCGCAGCTGCGATGGCCGGTATTTTCCGCTGTCGCGCGGCAACGCGACGCCGGTGCAGATGTGCCAGGCGTTTTGCCCGGCCAGCGTCACCAAAGTTTTCTTCGGCAGCACCATCGACAGCGCCTCGTCCGGCAATGGCGAACGCTATGCCGACAGTGAGAATGCCTACGCCTATCGCAAGGCATTGCGCGCGGACTGCACCTGCAACGGCCGCGACGCCGCGGGGCTGGCGCCGGTCGATCTGACACTCGACACCTCGCTGCGTCCGGGCGATGTGATCGCCACCACCAGCGGGCTGGTGGCCTATTCCAGCGCCAAGGCCGGCAGCGGCCAGACCGCGGAATTCACCCCGGTCGCTTCCTATCCGGGCCTGACCGCCGAAGTCCGCGCCCGGCTCGGCGAGATGAAGGTGGCGCCGGTGAACGCCGAAATGATCACCAGTGAAGCACCATTGCCCGAGACCAGCCGCGACGTCGCGCTACCGGCACGCACGGCGCCGAAGGCCACTTCGCCGCGGGGCAAGCGCGCGGAAGCGGACTGA